A stretch of DNA from Bdellovibrionota bacterium:
CATCTCGGCCAGATGCGCTTTTTTCCGGTCCGCCGCGCGCAGGACCGACTCCATTTCGGCCGACCTCCCTTCCAAGAGGCTCGCCTCCCGCTCATACAATTGAAGGCGGTCGAGAACTCCCTTCCGTTTTTTCCGTTCCTGAAGGCGAAAAACGGACGCCAGCGCCGTCCAGATGACGAGAAAAAGATACGTCGAAACGACGAGCGTCAGTCCGTCTTTTCCGCCGGGAGCATGAAAGAGCGAGAGCGCCCCTTGAAGAACCAGCAACGCCGCGATTTCACGCCAACGATAGCCGGCGTAAACCAACACCAGAAAGAACGGAAACGTCAGATACGGAAGCCATTCCTGCGGCCAAGTTCGCGCAGCCAAGTCAATGGCGAGGAGCGCCGCAGCGGCACCTTCCATCAAGCGCCGGCGCGCGAGCTTCCCTTCCGGCGTTCCCGCCGTCTTGGGCAGAAAGAGGTAGGAAAAGAGAGAGATCGCCGCCAATAACGGGACGCACGCGAGCGGCCACCAGGAATCCCCGAGGCGCGGATGCAGGCTGCTCAAAAAAAGAAACGAGGCGACAACGGCGAATCGAAAACGATAGAGCGGGCGAGTTACGACGTTAGCCCAAAGTACCGCCCGCATCATCGGAAGATATATTGAATTTCATTCTCCCCAGCAAGCTGCAGTTCTTGCCGGGCCTCGCGTTCAATCGTTCGCAAATCATTCCGATAGAGTTCAATCTTTTTGGCGAGCCGGCCGATGTCCCGGTTGAATTGACCGATCTCTCGGTCAATCTGCTTTCCTCGGGTCCAAAGCTGATAGCTGGTCCAGAGTCCCCGATCTCCGACGATCGAAAAGAAAATGAGCGCGGAAATATAGGCCAGAAACGTCGTCCAAAGTAACGACCTGCGGCGGGAAAAACGAATCTCAAGTTTCCGAAGGAGGATCCGGCTCCATTTCCCCGCCATGTTCGCCATGAAACGATCCTAGCGGAGCACGCGAAGTTTGAAAAGCCGCACCCTCCGCGTATGATCTCGATATCTTTCGGGTTTCCTCGCGATGCCACCCAAACGAAAAGTTCGAACCGCACTCGTTTTGTCCGGCGGCGGAACCCGGGGCGCCTATGAAGTCGGCGTAGTCCACTATCTAAGAACAAAGCTCCCCTCACGGCTCGCGGAAGGGTTGCAATTCGACATTCATTGCGGCTCGA
This window harbors:
- a CDS encoding septum formation initiator family protein, producing MANMAGKWSRILLRKLEIRFSRRRSLLWTTFLAYISALIFFSIVGDRGLWTSYQLWTRGKQIDREIGQFNRDIGRLAKKIELYRNDLRTIEREARQELQLAGENEIQYIFR